A genome region from Balneolaceae bacterium includes the following:
- a CDS encoding 3-hydroxyacyl-CoA dehydrogenase NAD-binding domain-containing protein — translation MSYLDISYRDDVAVITLDQPGSRVNTLNEELISEFTGAMDELSRPSVKGVVLVSGKRDAFIAGADVEMLKNKEAPEDIEELSRRGNELLLQVEKLDKPVVAAIHGACLGGGLEVAMACHYRVASRHSKTVMGQPEVKLGLLPGGGGTQRLPRLVGLQNALTYMLTGKNIYPRQAYKMGLVDELTHRDAVLTAALAAVERMNAGKFSRKDKRGLLARLLEGNPLGRWIIFRQSRKRAAKESRGNYPAPARIIECVETGMRQGLEAGLEAESKAFGELAATPESKALVNLFFGMQGAKKNPQKELARPVRKLGVLGAGLMGSGIADVSANNGYRVLLKDRSAEEAAQGKRAVWKELDKKVSKRIISSFERDRVSGLITPSGSYKGFGNVDLVIEAVFEDLELKRNILREAEKVLPDHAIFASNTSSLPIADIAEASSRPEQVVGMHYFSPVPQMPLLEIITTDRTADWVAATARQVGIEQGKHVIVVHDGPGFYTTRILAPFMNEALTLLEEGISIQQLDRIMKDFGFPVGPAALFDEVGIDVAAHITDVLNPMFSARGAQPSDKAKKLHDEGYEGKKNGRGFYRYEQKNGERKKKSPNEEIYRHFGSSGRKEMESEAVQRRMSLVMVNEALHCLQEEILDRPEDGDMGAILGLGFPPFLGGPFRLIDREGPDTVLARLERLESRHGERFKPAGLLRDHASGDGKFYPGG, via the coding sequence ATGAGCTACCTGGATATTTCCTACCGCGACGATGTGGCCGTGATCACCCTCGACCAGCCCGGCTCCCGCGTGAACACCCTCAACGAGGAGCTGATCTCGGAGTTCACCGGAGCTATGGACGAACTCTCCCGGCCCTCGGTGAAGGGCGTGGTGCTGGTCAGCGGCAAGAGAGACGCCTTCATCGCCGGGGCCGACGTGGAGATGCTCAAGAACAAGGAGGCGCCGGAAGACATCGAGGAGCTGAGCCGACGCGGCAACGAGCTGCTGCTGCAGGTGGAGAAGCTCGACAAACCGGTGGTGGCCGCCATTCACGGGGCCTGCCTCGGCGGGGGTCTGGAGGTGGCCATGGCCTGCCACTACCGCGTAGCCTCCCGCCATTCCAAAACCGTAATGGGACAGCCGGAGGTAAAACTGGGGCTCCTCCCGGGTGGGGGCGGCACGCAGCGCCTTCCGCGCCTGGTCGGCCTGCAGAACGCCCTCACCTACATGCTCACCGGCAAGAACATCTATCCCCGGCAGGCCTACAAGATGGGACTGGTGGACGAGCTCACCCATCGCGACGCGGTGCTTACCGCCGCGCTGGCCGCCGTGGAGCGCATGAACGCCGGCAAATTCTCCCGCAAGGACAAGCGGGGACTGCTTGCCCGCCTGCTGGAGGGCAACCCCCTGGGACGATGGATCATCTTCCGGCAGTCGCGCAAGCGCGCCGCCAAAGAGAGCCGGGGTAACTATCCGGCCCCCGCCCGCATTATCGAATGCGTGGAGACAGGCATGCGACAGGGCCTCGAAGCCGGCCTGGAGGCCGAGTCGAAGGCCTTCGGCGAGCTGGCCGCCACCCCCGAATCGAAGGCGCTGGTCAATCTCTTTTTCGGCATGCAGGGCGCCAAGAAAAACCCGCAGAAGGAGCTGGCGCGGCCGGTCCGCAAGCTGGGCGTGCTAGGCGCGGGACTCATGGGCTCGGGCATCGCCGACGTAAGCGCCAACAACGGCTACCGGGTGCTGCTCAAGGACCGCTCGGCCGAGGAGGCCGCCCAGGGCAAGCGGGCCGTATGGAAGGAGCTGGACAAGAAAGTATCCAAGCGCATTATCTCCTCCTTTGAGCGCGACCGCGTAAGCGGACTGATCACCCCGAGCGGGAGCTACAAGGGCTTTGGAAACGTCGACCTGGTCATCGAGGCGGTCTTCGAGGACCTGGAACTCAAGCGAAACATCCTCCGTGAAGCCGAGAAGGTGCTGCCCGACCACGCCATTTTCGCCTCCAATACCTCCTCCCTGCCCATCGCCGACATCGCCGAGGCCTCCTCCCGGCCGGAGCAGGTGGTGGGCATGCACTACTTCTCGCCCGTACCCCAAATGCCCCTGCTGGAGATCATCACCACCGACCGGACGGCCGACTGGGTGGCTGCCACGGCCCGCCAGGTGGGCATCGAGCAGGGCAAGCACGTGATCGTGGTACACGACGGACCCGGCTTCTACACCACGCGCATCCTGGCGCCTTTCATGAACGAGGCACTCACCCTGCTGGAGGAGGGCATCTCCATCCAACAGCTCGACCGCATTATGAAGGACTTCGGCTTTCCTGTGGGACCTGCCGCACTCTTCGACGAGGTGGGCATCGACGTGGCCGCCCACATCACCGACGTGCTCAATCCCATGTTCAGCGCCCGCGGCGCCCAGCCCAGCGACAAGGCCAAGAAGCTCCACGATGAGGGCTACGAGGGCAAAAAGAACGGCAGGGGATTCTACCGCTACGAGCAGAAAAACGGCGAACGAAAGAAAAAATCTCCCAACGAGGAGATCTACCGTCATTTCGGGAGCTCCGGCCGCAAGGAGATGGAGTCGGAGGCGGTGCAGCGCCGCATGAGCCTGGTGATGGTCAACGAGGCGTTGCACTGCCTTCAGGAAGAGATCCTGGACCGGCCGGAGGACGGCGACATGGGCGCCATATTGGGACTGGGCTTCCCGCCCTTTCTCGGGGGACCCTTCCGGCTGATTGACCGGGAAGGGCCCGACACGGTGCTCGCCCGCCTGGAGCGCCTCGAAAGCCGGCATGGCGAGCGATTCAAGCCGGCCGGCCTGCTGCGTGACCACGCCTCCGGCGACGGCAAATTCTATCCCGGCGGCTGA
- a CDS encoding acetyl-CoA C-acyltransferase — MDESSRPERTAVFVDGGRIPFQRSGTGYRELMAYDLGRMAIEGLIGRSAIDASQLDRVIMGTVIQDVNTSNVARESALGAGVPDSVPAHTVTMACISSNQAVTSAVDLIRSGQCEIVLAGGTETMSDIPIRFRRKFRQKLLDARKYKSLSDWLSFFKGLRPSDLLPDIPEIAEFSTGETMGESCDRMAARFGISREEQDRYSLRSHRLAAEATHSGKLDDELFPAAVPPDFATLQQDNGFREDTSMEKLEKLSPAFIKPHGTVTAGNSSFLTDGASASLIMSRSKAKELGLHPRAVLRAYTYVAQDPKDELLLGPAYATPKVLDAMGLTLDDIDVFEFHEAFAGQILTVLKALDSQTFAREKLGRDKAVGEIPMDRFNTLGGSLSLGHPFGATGTRLVTTAVNRLHDEDGTFALVAACAAGGQGHALILERLSS; from the coding sequence ATGGATGAATCCTCCCGACCCGAACGTACCGCCGTGTTTGTGGACGGCGGCCGTATTCCTTTCCAGCGATCCGGCACCGGGTATAGGGAGCTGATGGCTTATGACCTGGGACGCATGGCCATCGAAGGCCTGATCGGGCGTTCCGCCATCGACGCCTCCCAGCTGGACCGCGTGATCATGGGGACGGTCATCCAGGACGTGAACACCAGCAATGTGGCCCGGGAGTCGGCTCTCGGGGCGGGTGTGCCGGACTCCGTGCCGGCCCACACGGTGACCATGGCCTGCATCTCCTCCAACCAGGCGGTTACCAGCGCGGTGGACCTGATCCGCAGCGGACAGTGCGAGATCGTGCTGGCGGGAGGCACCGAGACCATGTCGGACATCCCCATCCGGTTCCGCAGGAAATTCCGGCAGAAGCTGCTGGACGCCCGCAAGTACAAGTCGCTGTCAGACTGGCTCTCCTTTTTCAAGGGCCTGCGTCCCTCGGACCTGCTGCCCGATATCCCCGAAATCGCCGAATTTTCCACCGGGGAGACCATGGGCGAGAGCTGCGACCGCATGGCGGCCCGGTTTGGCATCAGCCGGGAGGAGCAGGACCGTTATTCCCTCCGCTCCCACCGACTGGCGGCCGAGGCCACCCACAGCGGCAAGCTGGACGATGAGCTCTTCCCCGCGGCGGTGCCGCCCGATTTTGCCACCTTACAGCAGGACAACGGCTTCCGGGAGGACACCTCCATGGAGAAGCTCGAAAAGCTCAGTCCGGCCTTCATCAAGCCCCACGGCACGGTCACCGCCGGCAACTCCTCCTTCCTGACCGACGGCGCCTCGGCCTCGCTGATCATGAGCCGGTCCAAGGCGAAGGAACTGGGACTGCATCCCAGGGCCGTCCTCCGCGCCTACACCTATGTGGCGCAGGACCCGAAGGACGAGCTGCTGCTTGGACCCGCCTACGCTACGCCGAAGGTGCTGGACGCCATGGGACTCACCCTCGACGATATCGACGTGTTCGAGTTCCACGAGGCCTTCGCCGGACAGATCCTGACGGTGCTCAAGGCGCTGGACTCCCAAACTTTCGCCCGCGAGAAGCTGGGGCGCGACAAGGCTGTGGGGGAGATTCCCATGGACCGCTTCAACACCCTGGGCGGCTCCCTCTCGCTGGGCCATCCCTTCGGGGCCACCGGCACGCGCCTGGTGACCACCGCCGTCAACCGGCTGCACGACGAGGACGGCACCTTCGCCCTGGTGGCCGCCTGTGCGGCCGGGGGACAGGGACACGCCCTCATCCTGGAACGTCTTTCATCCTGA
- a CDS encoding DUF4382 domain-containing protein, with amino-acid sequence MKDLSTTSPLRTLMNSILALALLLVVGYSCSDTLTGGMEEGKGRIDIRLTDAPGDYQQVNIDVQGLRIRHLPPDSDATEEDSSENEQWIDLEMEPMTVDLLKLQNGVDTLLASADLEPGRYTELRLLLGSDNTVMVNSSLRDLKVPSGQQSGYKVRFDTQLDEGENLELVVDFDAGQSVVKAGNSGMYLLKPVLKAFVENGGDSDTGSLAGQVEPVEAHPNIFAIMEDDTSSTQPDSTGSFLFRGLDAGTYRLSIEPTGDAWADTTITDIEVEEGEETDLGTVTLSGN; translated from the coding sequence ATGAAAGACCTTTCGACGACATCTCCCCTGCGCACCCTGATGAACAGCATCCTGGCACTGGCATTGCTGCTTGTGGTCGGCTACTCGTGCAGCGACACCCTAACGGGCGGGATGGAAGAAGGCAAGGGACGCATCGACATCCGCCTGACCGATGCCCCGGGCGACTACCAGCAGGTGAATATTGACGTACAGGGACTCCGTATCCGCCACCTGCCTCCCGATTCAGACGCCACGGAGGAAGATTCCAGCGAAAACGAGCAGTGGATCGACCTGGAGATGGAGCCCATGACGGTTGACCTGCTCAAGCTGCAGAATGGCGTAGACACGCTCCTGGCCAGCGCCGACCTGGAGCCGGGCCGTTACACCGAACTGCGCCTGCTGCTGGGCAGCGATAACACCGTGATGGTGAACAGTTCCCTGCGGGACCTGAAGGTCCCCAGCGGACAGCAGTCCGGATACAAAGTAAGATTTGACACCCAACTCGATGAGGGAGAAAACCTGGAGCTGGTCGTTGACTTTGATGCCGGACAGTCGGTGGTTAAGGCCGGAAACAGTGGCATGTACCTGCTGAAGCCCGTTCTCAAGGCGTTCGTGGAAAACGGAGGGGATTCCGATACGGGGTCCCTTGCAGGACAGGTCGAACCGGTCGAAGCCCATCCCAATATCTTTGCCATTATGGAGGACGACACCTCCTCCACCCAACCTGACTCCACCGGAAGCTTCCTTTTCCGGGGACTGGATGCAGGCACCTACCGCCTTTCCATCGAGCCTACCGGCGATGCGTGGGCCGACACCACAATTACAGACATCGAAGTGGAGGAAGGCGAGGAAACCGACCTGGGCACCGTTACGCTCAGCGGAAACTAA
- a CDS encoding GNAT family N-acetyltransferase, with protein sequence MDAQLHISVDEQVINPVCEFAYSWCRNCGMGKKDAERFTVAVSELISNIIQFAYPRESRHGIDLRFRHTLTEVELVVSEVGEPFDPDRHRYDPRRALEIDQFEGAGLRLMRAFTDECLFVNKGKEGKEFHLSKRLPVSELDTVLERSRILKPAPPREPDEGKTAGDEAREAWTVERVRAEDAEDVAKLIYRTYEYSYTKEDLYFPKKIEQSLLAKEKLGVIARLKSGEAIGYFAVLRKKDSNIAEVGEAVVSPQHRRRGVMSAMMERLIEEARRQRLHGLFGKAVTIHPVSQRVNHKYDFVSTALLLAETSSKVVYKGFDEQYPQPVSVVVDFLPLAEWSPKKVFLPAPYTEMLLETYRQLRVPIEQATPKEGRMAPRSEIELIINYSYATSLIVVHKYGPDFQEVLGDMLESLEGQEKRNATYMDLPLENPLTPAQFPHIVSLGFIYSGLVPLFHRDADYLRMQKIYKPLDLELVEVYSDFGKEIKKRIADEYRRHT encoded by the coding sequence ATGGACGCACAACTCCATATTTCCGTTGACGAGCAGGTCATCAATCCGGTCTGCGAATTTGCCTACAGCTGGTGTCGCAATTGCGGTATGGGAAAAAAGGATGCCGAGCGATTTACGGTAGCTGTGAGCGAGCTGATCAGCAACATCATCCAGTTCGCCTATCCGCGGGAAAGCCGCCACGGCATCGACCTGAGATTTCGGCATACGCTGACCGAAGTGGAGCTGGTGGTCAGCGAGGTGGGCGAGCCCTTCGATCCCGACCGTCATCGTTACGACCCACGCCGGGCCCTGGAAATAGATCAATTCGAGGGAGCCGGGCTGCGCCTCATGCGCGCCTTTACCGATGAGTGTCTCTTCGTCAACAAGGGCAAGGAGGGCAAGGAATTTCATCTCTCCAAGCGCCTTCCCGTGAGTGAGCTGGATACCGTTTTGGAGCGCTCTCGGATTTTAAAGCCTGCCCCTCCCAGAGAACCGGACGAGGGGAAAACGGCGGGGGATGAGGCCCGTGAAGCCTGGACAGTGGAACGTGTGCGGGCAGAGGATGCCGAAGATGTGGCCAAACTGATCTACCGAACCTACGAATATTCCTATACCAAGGAAGACCTCTATTTCCCGAAAAAGATCGAGCAGTCCCTGCTTGCCAAGGAGAAGCTGGGCGTGATCGCCCGGCTGAAGAGCGGCGAGGCCATCGGTTACTTTGCCGTGCTGCGCAAGAAGGATTCCAATATCGCAGAGGTAGGGGAGGCGGTGGTATCCCCGCAGCATCGCCGCCGCGGAGTGATGAGCGCCATGATGGAGCGGCTCATTGAAGAGGCACGCCGGCAGCGGCTGCATGGGCTCTTCGGCAAGGCGGTCACCATCCATCCGGTCAGCCAGCGCGTCAACCATAAATACGATTTTGTGAGTACTGCTCTGCTCTTGGCGGAGACCAGCAGCAAGGTGGTTTACAAGGGCTTTGACGAGCAGTACCCGCAGCCTGTCTCGGTGGTGGTCGATTTCCTGCCGTTGGCCGAATGGTCTCCCAAGAAGGTCTTCCTGCCCGCTCCTTACACGGAAATGCTGTTGGAGACCTACCGACAGCTGAGGGTCCCGATCGAACAGGCAACGCCGAAAGAAGGGCGTATGGCACCCCGGTCGGAAATTGAACTGATCATCAACTACTCCTATGCTACATCCCTGATAGTCGTGCACAAATACGGTCCGGACTTTCAGGAGGTGCTGGGCGACATGCTGGAAAGCCTGGAAGGACAGGAGAAGCGCAACGCAACTTATATGGACCTGCCTTTGGAAAATCCCCTAACGCCTGCCCAGTTTCCCCATATCGTCTCCCTGGGATTTATCTACAGCGGACTGGTTCCCCTCTTCCATCGAGACGCAGACTACCTGAGAATGCAGAAAATCTACAAACCCCTCGACCTGGAGCTGGTTGAGGTCTATTCCGACTTTGGAAAGGAAATCAAAAAACGAATTGCCGATGAGTACCGCCGCCATACATAA